The following are encoded in a window of Brevibacillus sp. DP1.3A genomic DNA:
- a CDS encoding helix-turn-helix domain-containing protein — translation MNSRNSAAEEQDLLCAVALNAMLPLANERTLQSAYYILRGRKANQTLQDVHLYTLYPYYRMFSRFPREDWEKIVSTLFQAGWILPVEAGGTNSKPTFTFSDTGLQHAKHTYQKYRFDIWFAPFTQSDLAERIEPFWSRLHLMVQTISQMHHGDLGFIPVVSDKTAQRWVKNQLADGAMRNAWKQQLSDELYRLWEPLDEAVQELLFCQLSGAGQVGKTMGQVAEIRQTSRSYLMLQFRYGLAESIQTLLAENSHYPLLSKLVTESHKLDPRLTESAARTYALLQTGCEKKEIAMKRQMKESTIEDHLVEIALRCPEWDMTTYLPNELAKEIVETSERLDTSRLRLIKDQLEATVTYLQIRLALARATRGTK, via the coding sequence ATGAACAGTCGGAACAGTGCGGCAGAGGAGCAGGACCTTTTATGTGCGGTCGCCTTGAATGCCATGTTACCTCTGGCCAATGAACGAACGCTGCAATCAGCCTACTACATACTGCGTGGCAGAAAAGCCAATCAGACACTGCAAGATGTGCATTTGTATACCCTTTATCCGTATTATCGGATGTTTTCTCGTTTTCCAAGAGAGGATTGGGAGAAAATAGTTTCAACTTTATTTCAGGCGGGCTGGATTTTACCTGTTGAAGCAGGTGGAACGAACTCGAAACCGACATTTACCTTTTCTGATACAGGATTGCAGCATGCCAAACATACGTACCAAAAATATCGATTTGATATATGGTTCGCACCTTTTACTCAATCCGATTTGGCGGAGCGAATCGAACCATTTTGGAGCAGACTTCATCTTATGGTGCAGACAATCTCGCAAATGCATCATGGTGATCTTGGTTTTATTCCGGTCGTTTCGGACAAGACGGCACAGCGTTGGGTAAAAAACCAATTGGCTGATGGGGCAATGCGAAATGCTTGGAAACAGCAATTGTCCGACGAGCTATATCGACTGTGGGAGCCTTTGGATGAAGCTGTGCAAGAGCTTTTGTTCTGTCAACTGTCAGGAGCAGGACAAGTAGGCAAGACCATGGGACAAGTAGCAGAGATTCGCCAAACGAGTCGTAGCTATCTCATGCTGCAATTTCGATACGGGCTTGCCGAGTCGATTCAGACGCTGCTTGCAGAGAACAGTCATTATCCACTTTTATCAAAACTTGTCACAGAATCACATAAGCTTGATCCACGTCTAACTGAAAGTGCTGCTCGAACGTACGCACTGCTTCAGACTGGCTGTGAAAAAAAAGAAATAGCGATGAAACGACAAATGAAAGAAAGTACAATAGAAGATCATTTGGTAGAGATTGCCCTGCGCTGTCCGGAATGGGATATGACAACGTATCTGCCGAATGAGCTGGCAAAAGAGATCGTGGAGACGAGTGAGCGCCTCGATACAAGCAGACTCCGGCTCATCAAGGATCAATTGGAAGCAACAGTAACGTATTTGCAAATCCGATTGGCACTGGCACGAGCGACAAGGGGGACAAAATGA
- a CDS encoding ferredoxin, with translation MTTWVDKDTCIACGACGATAPDVFDYDDEGLAFNKLDDNANSVEIPDILHDDVRDAAEGCPTDSIKVE, from the coding sequence ATGACTACATGGGTAGATAAAGATACTTGTATTGCTTGCGGTGCTTGTGGCGCCACGGCTCCTGACGTCTTTGATTACGACGATGAGGGCCTTGCGTTCAACAAGTTGGATGACAATGCTAACAGCGTTGAAATCCCGGATATCCTGCATGACGATGTTCGTGATGCTGCTGAAGGATGCCCGACCGACTCTATTAAAGTGGAATAG
- a CDS encoding alanine--glyoxylate aminotransferase family protein — MFADKMILRIPGPTPIPPRVQTAMSQPMIGHRSGKFSALFARTAERLKPFFGTKQDVYILAGSGTSALEMGVVNTLQPGDEATILVSGAFGERFAKICERYGIIAHRVEVPWGKAVTPELVETFLQKKPQVKAVFATYCETSTGVENPIADLAKTIRTHSDALFIVDAVSNLGAVPCEMDAWGVDIVVTGSQKAFMLPTGLAFLAASERAWQVIEQNKSLAFYLDLKAYRKSLAEQTTPYTPAVSLIFGLAEVLDMLEEEGIPAIVKRHELMRDMTRAAMKALNIKLIAEDQYASTTVTSCDPEGVFHAEALRKMLTQQFNITIAGGQQHLKGKIFRIGHMGYCEPLDVLQVISAIELSLHQIGAPVELGAGVKAAQEVLIAHV, encoded by the coding sequence ATGTTTGCAGACAAAATGATCTTGAGAATCCCTGGTCCTACCCCCATTCCACCACGTGTTCAAACAGCGATGAGCCAACCGATGATTGGACACCGCAGCGGCAAATTTTCCGCTCTTTTCGCCCGTACTGCTGAAAGACTGAAGCCTTTCTTTGGCACCAAGCAGGACGTATACATCTTGGCAGGTAGCGGAACGAGTGCACTGGAGATGGGCGTCGTAAACACGCTCCAACCAGGCGACGAAGCTACCATCCTCGTCAGCGGTGCATTTGGGGAGCGCTTTGCAAAAATTTGCGAGCGTTACGGTATCATCGCCCATCGCGTGGAAGTGCCTTGGGGCAAAGCTGTTACACCAGAGCTCGTTGAAACATTCCTGCAAAAAAAGCCACAAGTAAAAGCCGTATTCGCTACCTACTGTGAAACATCCACTGGGGTAGAAAATCCGATTGCTGACTTGGCGAAAACAATCCGCACACATTCGGACGCCCTCTTCATTGTGGATGCGGTAAGCAATCTCGGTGCGGTTCCATGCGAAATGGACGCTTGGGGTGTCGATATCGTGGTAACCGGCTCGCAAAAAGCTTTCATGCTGCCAACAGGCCTTGCCTTCCTCGCTGCGAGTGAACGCGCATGGCAAGTGATTGAGCAAAACAAATCGCTCGCCTTCTATTTGGACCTGAAAGCATACCGCAAGAGCTTGGCAGAGCAAACAACACCGTATACGCCTGCTGTATCCCTCATTTTCGGTCTCGCCGAGGTATTGGATATGTTGGAGGAAGAAGGCATACCAGCTATCGTAAAGCGCCATGAACTGATGAGGGACATGACTCGCGCAGCGATGAAAGCATTAAACATAAAACTGATAGCGGAAGATCAGTACGCATCGACGACCGTAACTTCTTGCGATCCTGAGGGTGTCTTTCATGCAGAAGCTCTCCGCAAAATGTTAACGCAGCAATTCAACATCACGATTGCTGGCGGCCAGCAGCACCTGAAAGGCAAGATCTTCCGCATCGGGCACATGGGTTATTGCGAGCCATTGGATGTCCTGCAAGTCATTTCTGCCATCGAATTGTCGCTTCACCAAATCGGTGCCCCAGTTGAGCTGGGTGCTGGTGTAAAAGCTGCTCAGGAGGTGCTCATTGCACATGTATAA